Proteins co-encoded in one Papaver somniferum cultivar HN1 chromosome 5, ASM357369v1, whole genome shotgun sequence genomic window:
- the LOC113280404 gene encoding uncharacterized protein LOC113280404: MAGLSSNPSTSNANAQGMNGGGGYQTRSQGVILRNMRKRCVALGHIDRSRPLVNDEFHLVQIDEVCLESEALCDGDGTFKDVIIGQKILWPQHSMSQHLTTPNKDWMFARKGSPPWIQGVQYFIQFATESLGEGIKEFRCPCMKCKNYNSLPKSLDDVHGDILDYGFDRQYRTWIHHGEQPRVNNVQARSLPANNAMNHGAAASFPRIFDLFNETLGRVGDGTAVEDGTVVEAGTAAQDKANVNCRKRLEDAVQPLFPGCDADHTKLSATVELLSMQARYQCSDVFMTELFGYLKIILPDGNTLPSNCRKAKDMIKPFQLPVHIIHACINDCILYRKDYANEEKCPKCGESRWKKPPEGSNPSTKKVPVKRLRYFPVTERLQRMYGTTWIAELMTWYAKVEESATHMRHPVDSSQWKSIDMKWPEFAEEKRNVRLGLATDGFNPFGMMTSHSTWPVMLTCYNLPPSECTSKDFTMLTLLIPGPLGPNHNIDVYLQPLIDELIDLWTVGKVTYDAHTKTSFTMKAMLLWCIHDFPAYAHVSGLRTSGRFGCPVCGENTEAFRLKWGSKYAYMGHRRFLRDRFHPYRLKTSEFNGFEETRGAPRRLSGAELFDKTATADKEFGKLVKRPVVQKNFTENLFGTFMSHKDKNKDGKLARKDLKLLNLKPCLWLTEENGKVEMPHAPYSLSKEEREVICKTLSTLKVPIGYSANWKRKVCLKDFQLKGLKSHDYHILMQGLMPIFMMHCFKEHKPLREAVRHLSLFFKVLTSKVIDRAELQEAHQLGPVQFRWMYPYERMMRYYKVLGRNKNYVEGSITKQYEINEGARHCVEILPEKRRKSLKCRGKISMPSDVYEGPYPPNSQGKPHSLTNVEHEQVRLWILRHSDENTEWEEKYEIYVRNLNQTRTGRIKPTDYIEWLQKQLEGTPMTDFRRLAIGPTFATISYNSYFVNGYLFYTADAEKNLTTQNSGVTMDACTSFRAKIVFYCDWVRVEDKVHGSYVDPDTKLRFVNFRKFMRSSKEVDEPFIHASQARQVFYCRDVTREHWNLVLESPIRSDPNKNALEDPFVFTANANEAPSIFTVVGEDEYWNEEAQGMPLNTVGKVSSTDDTHYSSLKLIGTTFFVVCEPGTHHMDALLDIIYEVLDKFIVI, encoded by the exons ATGTCTCAACATCTAACTACTCCAAATAAAGACTGGATGTTTGCACGCAAGGGTTCACCTCCATGGATTCAAGGTGTTCAATATTTCATCCAATTTGCAACAGAGAGTCTTGGTGAAGGTATCAAAGAATTTCGTTGTCCTTGCATGAAGTGTAAGAATTACAACAGTTTACCAAAATCTCTAGATGATGTACATGGGGATATTCTTGATTATGGGTTCGACAGGCAATACCGAACATGGATCCATCACGGAGAGCAACCTCGTGTGAATAATGTTCAAGCTCGTTCTTTACCTGCCAATAATGCTATGAATCATGGAGCTGCTGCATCTTTTCCGAGGATATTTGACTTGTTCAATGAGACACTAGGACGTGTAGGTG ACGGTACTGCTGTTGAAGATGGTACTGTTGTTGAAGCTGGTACTGCTGCTCAAGATAAGGCTAATGTGAATTGCAGGAAGAGGTTGGAGGATGCAGTCCAACCCTTATTTCCAGGTTGTGATGCTGATCATACAAAACTATCAGCAACAGTTGAGTTGCTTAGTATGCAAGCAAGGTATCAATGTTCTGATGTTTTCATGACTGAATTATTTGGATATTTGAAAATTATTTTACCAGATGGGAACACATTGCCATCTAATTGTCGTAAAGCAAAGGACATGATTAAGCCATTTCAGTTGCCGGTCCATATCATCCATGCTTGCATTAATGATTGTATTCTCTATCGCAAGGACTATGCTAATGAAGAGAAGTGTCCTAAATGTGGTGAAAGTAGATGGAAGAAACCACCCGAAGGGAGTAATCCATCAACTAAAAAGGTTCCAGTGAAGAGACTGAGGTATTTTCCAGTTACAGAAAGGTTGCAGCGTATGTATGGTACAACATGGATAGCTGAGCTGATGACATGGTATGCTAAGGTTGAAGAAAGTGCTACACATATGAGACATCCGGTGGATTCGTCACAATGGAAGTCAATAGACATGAAGTGGCCTGAGTTTGCTGAAGAGAAACGAAACGTACGTCTGGGACTAGCAACTGATGGTTTTAACCCTTTTGGAATGATGACCTCGCATAGTACTTGGCCTGTTATGCTTACTTGTTATAACCTTCCGCCATCTGAATGCACGTCAAAGGATTTTACGATGTTAACACTGCTGATTCCTGGTCCACTTGGTCCTAACCACAACATAGATGTTTATTTGCAGCCCTTGATCGACGAGTTAATTGATTTATGGACAGTCGGTAAAGTAACGTACGATGCGCATACAAAGACTTCCTTTACAATGAAAGCAATGTTATTGTGGTGCATACACGACTTTCCCGCATATGCTCATGTTTCTGGTTTGCGAACTTCTGGAAGATTTGGTTGTCCTGTGTGTGGAGAAAATACAGAGGCGTTCAGGCTAAAATGGGGTTCTAAGTATGCTTATATGGGTCATAGAAGGTTTCTAAGAGATAGGTTTCACCCTTATAGACTGAAAACATCTGAGTTCAACGGATTTGAGGAGACAAGGGGTGCACCAAGACGTTTGAGTGGTGCCGAATTATTCGACAAGACAGCAACCGCAGATAAAGAGTTTGGGAAGCTGGTCAAGCGGCCGGTCGTAC AAAAGAATTTTACGGAGAATTTGTTTGGAACTTTTATGAGCCATAAGGATAAGAACAAGGATGGGAAACTGGCGCGTAAAGATTTAAAACTGCTAAACTTAAAGCCTTGCTTGTGGTTGACGGAAGAGAATGGAAAAGTAGAGATGCCTCATGCACCTTATTCTTTGTCTAAGGAAGAAAGGGAAGTCATCTGTAAAACTCTTAGCACACTTAAAGTTCCAATTGGTTACAGTGCGAATTGGAAACGGAAAGTATGCTTGAAAGACTTCCAATTGAAGGGTTTGAAGTCTCACGATTATCATATTCTGATGCAGGGGTTAATGCCTATTTTTATGATGCATTGTTTCAAAGAACATAAGCCTTTGCGTGAGGCAGTTCGACACTTATCGTTGTTTTTCAAAGTACTAACTTCCAAGGTTATTGATCGTGCTGAGCTTC AAGAGGCACATCAATTGGGGCCTGTTCAGTTTAGGTGGATGTACCCTTACGAGAG GATGATGAGGTACTACAAAGTACTTGGTCGCAACAAAAATTATGTAGAAGGCTCTATTACAAAACAGTATGAGATTAATGAAGGAGCGCGCCATTGCGTCGAGATACTTCCTGAAAAGAGGCGAAAGTCTCTTAAGTGTCGTGGAAAGATATCAATGCCCAGTGATGTTTATGAAGGTCCATACCCACCTAATTCACAAGGAAAGCCACATTCATTGACCAACGTAGAGCATGAACAAGTTCGTTTGTGGATATTGAGACATTCAGATGAAAATACTGAATGGGAAGA GAAGTACGAGATATATGTTCGTAATTTGAACCAAACTCGTACGGGAAGGATAAAACCTACAGACTACATTGAATGGCTACAGAAACAACTTGAAGGCACTCCTATGACAGATTTTCGTAGGCTGGCAATTGGTCCTACCTTCGCTACAATTTCGTATAACTCATATTTTGTTAATGGCTATCTTTTTTACACAGCCGATGCCGAAAAAAATTTAACTACACAAAATAGTGGAGTCACCATGGATGCTTGCACCAGCTTCAGAGCAA AAATTGTTTTTTACTGTGATTGGGTGCGAGTCGAAGACAAAGTACATGGATCCTATGTGGATCCGGATACAAAGTTGAGGTTTGTCAACTTCAGAAAGTTTATGAGAAGCTCAAAAGAAGTCGACGAGCCATTCATCCATGCTTCTCAAGCTAGACAAGTTTTTTACTGCAGAGATGTGACAAGGGAGcactggaatttggttttggaatCTCCAATAAGATCAGACCCCAATAAGAATGCTTTGGAAGATCCATTTGTCTTCACTGCAAATGCAAATGAAGCTCCATCAATTTTTACAGTTGTTGGAGAAGATGAGTATTGGAATGAAGAAGCTCAG GGG ATGCCTCTTAATACAGTTGGAAAAGTGTCTAGCACTGATGATACTCATTACTCGAGTTTAAAACTCATTG GAACGACGTTCTTTGTCGTATGTGAACCAGGGACACATCACATGGATGCTCTACTTGATATCATTTACGAAGTATTGGATAAGTTTATCGTCATCTGA